From Endozoicomonas sp. 8E, the proteins below share one genomic window:
- the recC gene encoding exodeoxyribonuclease V subunit gamma, with protein sequence MFTIYHSNQLDLLKDLLIDLIQRDPLPNPLEDEQILVQSPGMAQWLRQELAQSMGIAASLNFPLPASFLWDMFVKVLPDVPRRSAFNKEAMTWKLMSLLPDMLEEEAFKPLRHYLADDSDTVRCYQLAGKVADIFDQYLVYRPEWIADWEQGKDKTARDQLWQPLLWRALVSRTAEAGQSHWHRANMHHSFLSALENDSHKHSLHKQDLPRRLFVFGISALPPHFVETLKALGQQTDVHLMVCNPCQYYWGDEKDPKYLARLATRLFSKKVSQSMAHKAEGASQQTDLFDSLVDEQSNPLLASMGKLGRDYIHQLHDLDATEIMAFVDGQEDSLLHQIQKDILDLTDRTLEGPVTIAPDDQSLVLHNCHSALREVEVLHDQLLRLFERNPDLTPRDVVVMLPDVDQYSPWIQAVFGGLPDHHNNPRYIPFAISDRSARQEFPLLKGLLELLDLDNQRCGAQEMLELLEIPAIQRRFQIDEKGFELLRRWIDESGIRWGLSPEHQSGFGVPPRESNSWLFGLKRMLLGYALPEEAGLFSGILPLDSSQGMNAVLSGQLAAFVEEASELILQLNESRSIESWTLFINQILENFFEPNEEDEYALKLVRSSLEHLTEQVRDAGYTDRLSRPVLLDYLTERLTSERSSQKFLSGRVNFCTLMPMRSIPFKVVCLLGMNDGAYPRSIPPAGFDLMTESPRRGDRSRREDDRYLFLEALLSARQTFYISYTGRSIKDNSERIPSVLVTELQEYCSQFFPDEGALHHLITEHRLQPFSQENFTPDSGLFSYAKEWLPNASNPTESSAPFLASPLSTREMPEALEVPELLRFFRNPSQYFCNRRLKVFFEQGDTLLVETEPFALDALDTYWLKTSMLDTLLAEGSLDSLREKLNATGTLPHGAFGELLLEDQQNAISPLVEKLRDAALAPLDDIEVNLSLAGIKVTGWLKQHYSFAGHNSGLLRYRAAGLKAKDKLFAWIEHLLYCASLESESHSGGHTRLMGLDDEILFTPVARQQARAYLSDLVSLYLQGQTRPVPFFPTTSQAWLEKEDDEEKAHKAAENAFYGGFKVHGEVENAYIHRTFPELEPIFDEFTNLSRLILEPMTRTMEVVSEGSRK encoded by the coding sequence GTGTTCACTATTTATCACTCTAACCAGCTTGACCTGCTTAAAGACCTGCTGATTGACCTGATACAGCGGGACCCTCTTCCCAACCCACTGGAAGATGAACAGATTCTTGTTCAGAGTCCCGGCATGGCCCAGTGGCTTCGGCAGGAACTGGCTCAATCCATGGGCATTGCAGCATCTCTCAATTTTCCGTTGCCCGCCAGTTTTCTCTGGGACATGTTCGTCAAGGTGTTACCGGATGTCCCGAGACGCTCAGCCTTTAACAAGGAAGCCATGACCTGGAAGCTGATGTCATTGCTGCCCGACATGCTGGAGGAAGAGGCCTTCAAGCCTCTCAGGCACTATCTGGCCGATGATAGCGACACCGTGCGCTGTTACCAGCTGGCAGGCAAGGTAGCGGATATTTTTGACCAATATCTGGTCTATCGTCCGGAATGGATTGCTGACTGGGAACAGGGAAAGGATAAGACAGCAAGAGATCAGCTCTGGCAACCTTTACTCTGGCGAGCACTGGTCTCAAGAACGGCCGAAGCGGGCCAGTCACACTGGCACCGGGCCAATATGCATCACAGTTTTTTGAGCGCGCTGGAGAATGACTCTCATAAACACTCTCTTCACAAACAAGACCTGCCCCGCAGGCTATTTGTTTTCGGGATTTCTGCACTCCCCCCGCATTTTGTAGAAACCCTGAAAGCACTGGGTCAGCAAACCGATGTCCATCTCATGGTCTGCAACCCCTGCCAATACTATTGGGGTGACGAAAAAGACCCTAAATATCTTGCCAGACTCGCGACCCGGCTCTTTAGTAAAAAAGTCAGCCAATCGATGGCTCATAAAGCTGAAGGCGCTTCACAACAGACTGACCTGTTCGACTCCCTGGTTGATGAGCAAAGCAACCCTCTGTTAGCCTCCATGGGCAAGCTGGGCAGAGATTACATACATCAGCTGCATGACCTGGACGCAACCGAGATCATGGCCTTTGTTGATGGTCAGGAAGATTCACTGCTGCACCAGATTCAGAAAGATATCCTCGACCTGACCGACAGAACTCTTGAAGGTCCCGTCACTATTGCCCCTGATGATCAGTCTCTGGTTCTCCATAACTGCCACAGTGCGCTCAGGGAAGTGGAAGTTCTTCATGACCAGTTGTTAAGACTGTTTGAACGGAATCCTGATCTCACACCCAGAGATGTTGTTGTCATGCTGCCTGATGTGGATCAATACAGCCCCTGGATTCAGGCTGTTTTTGGTGGACTGCCGGATCATCACAATAATCCACGCTATATCCCCTTTGCTATTTCAGATCGAAGCGCCCGCCAGGAATTTCCTCTGCTGAAAGGCTTACTGGAACTGCTTGACCTGGACAATCAGCGCTGTGGTGCCCAGGAAATGCTGGAACTTCTCGAAATTCCAGCCATTCAAAGACGCTTCCAGATTGATGAAAAGGGCTTTGAACTCTTGCGCCGATGGATCGATGAATCAGGCATTCGCTGGGGATTAAGCCCTGAACACCAGAGTGGCTTTGGCGTCCCACCAAGAGAAAGTAACTCCTGGCTCTTTGGCCTTAAGCGGATGCTGCTGGGTTATGCGCTGCCGGAAGAGGCCGGACTTTTTTCGGGTATACTGCCACTGGATTCTTCACAGGGAATGAATGCGGTTCTGAGCGGACAGCTGGCGGCTTTTGTTGAAGAAGCCTCTGAACTGATTCTGCAACTCAACGAATCTCGCTCCATTGAAAGCTGGACACTCTTTATCAATCAAATACTGGAAAACTTCTTTGAACCCAATGAAGAAGACGAATACGCACTGAAACTGGTCCGAAGCTCACTGGAACATCTGACAGAGCAAGTTCGGGATGCAGGTTATACCGACAGGTTATCCCGGCCCGTCTTACTGGATTACCTGACAGAACGACTGACCAGCGAACGAAGCAGCCAGAAATTTCTTTCAGGCCGTGTCAATTTCTGCACCCTGATGCCCATGCGATCCATTCCTTTCAAAGTGGTGTGTCTGCTGGGTATGAATGACGGTGCCTATCCAAGAAGCATTCCTCCGGCCGGTTTTGACCTGATGACAGAAAGCCCCCGACGGGGTGATCGCTCTCGCCGTGAAGACGACCGATACCTGTTTCTGGAAGCCTTGCTATCGGCCCGCCAGACGTTCTACATCAGTTACACGGGTCGAAGCATTAAAGACAACAGTGAACGCATACCCTCAGTACTGGTAACGGAACTGCAGGAATATTGCAGCCAGTTTTTCCCCGATGAAGGGGCTTTGCATCATCTGATCACAGAACACCGGCTGCAACCCTTCAGTCAGGAGAACTTCACCCCGGACAGCGGCCTGTTCAGTTACGCCAAAGAGTGGCTACCGAATGCCAGCAACCCCACTGAATCATCCGCTCCTTTTCTGGCTTCACCACTGAGCACTCGAGAAATGCCGGAAGCACTTGAAGTCCCGGAATTATTGAGATTCTTTCGTAATCCCAGCCAATATTTCTGCAACCGAAGATTAAAAGTCTTCTTCGAGCAGGGAGACACCCTGCTGGTCGAAACTGAACCTTTTGCCCTGGATGCACTGGATACCTATTGGCTCAAAACTTCCATGCTGGACACTCTATTGGCAGAGGGGAGTCTGGACAGCCTCCGGGAAAAATTAAACGCCACTGGCACACTCCCCCATGGAGCCTTTGGTGAGCTGCTTCTGGAAGACCAGCAGAATGCCATCTCTCCGCTCGTGGAAAAGCTGAGGGATGCCGCCCTTGCCCCCCTGGATGATATTGAGGTCAATCTGTCACTAGCCGGTATCAAGGTCACTGGCTGGCTAAAACAGCATTACTCATTTGCAGGTCACAATTCCGGGCTGCTGCGCTACCGGGCTGCGGGGCTTAAGGCAAAAGACAAACTCTTCGCCTGGATTGAACATCTCTTGTATTGTGCTTCTCTGGAAAGTGAATCACACAGCGGTGGCCATACCCGTTTGATGGGACTGGATGATGAGATCCTGTTTACCCCCGTTGCCCGACAACAGGCCAGAGCCTACCTTAGCGATCTCGTGTCTCTCTATCTGCAGGGGCAAACCCGGCCTGTTCCTTTCTTCCCAACGACCTCACAGGCGTGGCTGGAAAAAGAAGACGACGAAGAAAAAGCACACAAAGCGGCTGAAAACGCCTTTTATGGGGGTTTTAAGGTTCACGGCGAAGTTGAGAATGCTTACATCCACAGGACGTTTCCTGAACTGGAACCTATCTTTGACGAATTTACTAACCTGAGTCGTCTTATTCTCGAGCCCATGACCCGGACGATGGAAGTGGTTTCAGAGGGAAGCCGTAAATGA